Within the Maribacter sp. BPC-D8 genome, the region GGTAATAGGCTACCGCTTCAGATTGGCAGAAATATTTCATAGAATCTGGCACTTTAAAGCGCATTTCGTCTGCGATTCTAAAGAAGTGGTCTACTGCGTTTCTGCTTGTTAATACAATCGCGGTAAAATCATTCAAATCTATCTTTTGCTGTCGCACTGTTTTTGCGTCAACTCCTTCTACATGAATGAACGGTCTAAAATCAACCTTTACTTTCTCTTTGTCAATAAGCTTGGAATAGGGGGAGTTTTCCATTTTCGGCTCAGGTTGAGAGACCAAAATCGTTTTTACTTTCATATGCTGCACTATTTTAGAAAGCTTCCCATAATAACTAAGGGTGCAATTTCGAGTGCGCAAAGGTACAAAATAAAATAGAAAAAATAGGTGCTTATGAATTTTTGATAATTCCTGAGGACTGTTACCCAACCAATTATATTAATAACGAAAAACATAATGAGGGCAATAATAATTACGATTTGTGAGTCAATAAAAACATAGGCTAAAAATATATTAGCAATGAAAAGAACAATACCTGCATAGTTAAGGTAAGTTAGTTTCTTAAAAATCAACTCATTAAAGGTGTTATATGAATTAAATATGAATCCGTTGAATAATTGCGCCATTGTTTTCGCAGTTATAAATAAGAAAACACCTGCAAGAAGTAAAGGAAAAATATAGGGGTTTTTTGCTTCGGTAGGGTTTAAATATGAACGCCAAATAAAAAAAATAAATAAGGTCGTATTTATGATTTGAAACACGCTCATTTGAAAATGAAACCAATTAAACAGCTTTTCTTTCTTTGTATACATCGTAATGTACTTGTTGTTAAAAGGAAGAATAATGAAGTTTAAAAAACGGGTATAATAGATGCTTTTTGCAATTAACGGGAACAACAGACTAACCATAAGTGTTATGGTGATCCAATCAGTTTGCTCAAAAGTTCTTGCAATAGGTTCCATTATTTAACAGGAATTGCTTTTCCGTTTAGACCGTATAAAAGATCGTTCTCAGAAATAACTACTCTAAAGTAGCCAATGTTTTCCTTTTTTGTTTTAGGAAGTTGAAATATAAAATTAGTAGTGTCTTGTTGCTTTAAGAATGTAATGCCCGTTTGGATAGATTTTGGAGTCATTTGAAGTGTCTCTACAGGAATTTTGTAATCATCCATATAACTTACAGCAAACTTCAGTTTTTTAA harbors:
- a CDS encoding DUF4271 domain-containing protein, with amino-acid sequence MEPIARTFEQTDWITITLMVSLLFPLIAKSIYYTRFLNFIILPFNNKYITMYTKKEKLFNWFHFQMSVFQIINTTLFIFFIWRSYLNPTEAKNPYIFPLLLAGVFLFITAKTMAQLFNGFIFNSYNTFNELIFKKLTYLNYAGIVLFIANIFLAYVFIDSQIVIIIALIMFFVINIIGWVTVLRNYQKFISTYFFYFILYLCALEIAPLVIMGSFLK